A genomic segment from Saprospiraceae bacterium encodes:
- a CDS encoding transporter, giving the protein MNFTQPRSFIGMLCIFVNTMISLPNSGTAQSPTDAVMMEGKRICVAAMFNQDKWDEYWEGTLLRNNGNIGELTRNTYNLMAAVGITEKINFLFNVPYVTTEPSGGQFKGAKGLQDLGLWAKAELFKKELGPGTFTTLGVLGLSFPISNYLPDYAPFNLGLGCTEGQARLMLQYLFDFGTYVRVSGAYFKRGTSTIERDYYYDTHGNYTNKVDVPNANHSLFTVGQWLFNRSLKLDVSYEIFNTIGGFDIRRQDAGFISNNMEVSSIQAQVQYFIPKTNGFGVIANYGQVLEGRNVGKSTSFMGGILYQFGICKSKNVQQ; this is encoded by the coding sequence ATGAATTTTACTCAACCAAGATCATTTATAGGTATGCTATGCATATTTGTAAATACAATGATCAGTTTGCCGAATTCAGGAACTGCACAAAGTCCAACAGATGCAGTCATGATGGAAGGAAAACGTATTTGTGTTGCCGCTATGTTTAACCAGGATAAATGGGATGAATATTGGGAAGGCACACTGCTTAGAAACAATGGCAACATTGGTGAATTAACCAGAAATACTTACAACCTTATGGCTGCTGTGGGAATTACTGAAAAGATTAATTTTTTATTCAATGTACCTTATGTAACAACAGAACCTTCCGGAGGACAATTTAAAGGTGCAAAAGGACTGCAAGACTTAGGTTTATGGGCGAAGGCAGAGTTGTTTAAAAAAGAACTAGGCCCTGGAACATTTACCACACTGGGTGTCTTGGGATTATCATTTCCAATTTCAAATTATTTGCCGGATTATGCTCCTTTTAATTTAGGCTTAGGCTGCACAGAGGGTCAAGCTCGTTTGATGCTTCAATATTTATTTGATTTTGGTACCTATGTACGGGTAAGTGGAGCTTATTTTAAAAGAGGTACATCGACCATTGAGCGCGATTATTATTATGACACACACGGAAATTATACCAATAAGGTAGATGTACCCAATGCAAATCATTCTTTATTTACGGTAGGTCAATGGTTATTTAATAGAAGTCTGAAACTGGATGTGAGTTATGAGATTTTTAATACCATTGGTGGTTTTGACATCAGAAGACAAGACGCTGGTTTTATTTCAAACAATATGGAAGTAAGCAGTATTCAGGCACAAGTTCAATATTTTATTCCTAAAACAAATGGCTTTGGAGTAATTGCAAATTACGGTCAGGTATTAGAAGGAAGAAATGTTGGCAAATCAACTTCATTTATGGGGGGCATCCTCTACCAATTTGGAATTTGTAAATCAAAAAATGTACAACAATGA
- a CDS encoding YceI family protein, which produces MKILKAICVLILCVQFGHAQKYFSKNAVLKFHSDSPIEKIEAVNSTASTVFDLTSGKIEFAALNNAFVFEKALMQDHFNENYMESTKFPKTVFKGTIQDVAKLNLAVAGTYKVMIQGDMIMHGVTKPITVPAEFVVDAKGIHANAKFTVKCSDFDIKIPAVVKNNVSNEVAITVKVDYNPLNL; this is translated from the coding sequence ATGAAAATTTTAAAAGCAATATGTGTTTTGATTTTATGTGTTCAGTTTGGACACGCACAAAAGTATTTTTCTAAAAATGCAGTCTTGAAATTTCATTCGGATTCTCCCATAGAAAAAATTGAAGCTGTCAATTCAACCGCATCTACTGTATTTGATTTGACAAGTGGAAAAATAGAATTTGCAGCATTAAATAACGCTTTCGTATTTGAAAAGGCTTTGATGCAAGACCATTTTAATGAAAATTATATGGAGTCTACCAAATTCCCAAAAACAGTATTCAAAGGCACCATACAAGATGTTGCAAAATTAAATCTAGCTGTTGCCGGCACTTATAAAGTCATGATCCAGGGCGATATGATTATGCATGGTGTTACAAAACCTATCACAGTACCCGCAGAATTTGTAGTTGATGCGAAAGGAATTCATGCAAACGCTAAGTTTACCGTTAAGTGTAGCGATTTTGATATTAAAATTCCGGCTGTCGTTAAAAATAATGTTTCCAATGAAGTTGCAATTACTGTAAAAGTGGATTATAACCCGCTGAATCTTTAA
- a CDS encoding response regulator transcription factor, whose product MRVIILEDEKLASARLIRMLNELNPQIEVVANLSSLEEAQQFFAQEKHSQADILFFDIQLGDGTSFELFDRFKFECPVIFTTAYDQFALPAIKVRASDYLLKPIKMEELDHAIKHVIELAVHKIETTPEKQDVRNSRFLVKMGKSLKILTLEDIAYFYSDQKITLIYNWAGRKFPIDLSLNRIEEMLPPETYFRLNRRLIVHLKAIEDMQVYSKSRIKINLKPVLDEEILVSTEKAGSFKRWLGGTIPGME is encoded by the coding sequence ATGCGAGTAATTATTTTGGAAGATGAAAAGTTAGCATCCGCACGATTGATCCGGATGCTGAATGAATTAAATCCTCAAATTGAAGTGGTAGCAAATCTCAGTAGCTTAGAAGAAGCCCAACAGTTTTTTGCACAGGAAAAACACAGTCAGGCAGACATCCTGTTTTTTGATATTCAATTAGGTGACGGAACAAGTTTTGAGTTATTTGATCGATTTAAATTTGAATGTCCGGTAATTTTTACAACGGCATACGATCAATTTGCATTACCTGCAATTAAAGTCAGAGCGAGTGACTATTTGTTGAAACCAATCAAAATGGAAGAATTGGATCACGCAATAAAGCATGTTATTGAATTGGCCGTTCATAAAATAGAAACTACCCCCGAAAAGCAAGATGTGCGGAATTCCAGGTTTTTAGTAAAAATGGGAAAATCGCTTAAAATATTGACACTGGAGGATATTGCATATTTTTATTCTGATCAGAAAATTACCCTTATTTATAATTGGGCAGGCAGAAAATTTCCAATCGATTTGTCATTAAATCGAATTGAAGAAATGCTACCGCCTGAAACTTATTTTCGACTTAACAGAAGATTAATCGTGCATCTAAAGGCCATTGAAGACATGCAAGTGTATTCTAAATCACGAATTAAAATTAATTTAAAACCAGTTTTAGACGAAGAAATCCTGGTGAGTACAGAGAAAGCGGGTTCATTTAAGCGCTGGTTGGGTGGAACCATCCCGGGAATGGAATAA
- a CDS encoding histidine kinase, with translation MLKVGLANKWTLILCLFWCHTLFSQNGLQSILVKHPFQTLTARTSYQNMYQDQKGWFYIATSDGIIMYDGINEWFIQHSEVIAEHRISAMAEVSDGVLLLASYDGIIYMINDREFSEWQAKNFPIKVAISKLVIDQFNNTWIATKGEGVYVFNQKEWAHFGIEDGLKDLNINDMVSSIANGVMVASDRGLYHLEIQANQKKCTQVNIPGLPQEDIFQNIVNSNDSYLINSLSKGPLVWNPEENRIRNLWPEWNKRSILKISNQDKLIFFLTDKSYVFGLSDGVLTECKDPGIDFESAESMIIDRMNNVWILHKSKGLFSLYTPVLQYDLPNMNVQCLYLDTTRQVLLTGTTKGLYDIDMYTGKIHKKSLIDYNLNSIFPSTEAPWIWLASYGKGLIYYNYQSGQQISLTKKQGLPDNNLLQITGNDRYIWISTLGGIVRLPNKRPDSRNLSTEMQVYTQSQSLPTNFIYQIVSDPSDNLYVASDGYGISYLESGSNKFKPLISELKSTSILSIEHFRKNRMVVNAPKKGIGIINLGVDTIHWLHSDLRYGGFESNCLLNDSVLLAASIGYITLINLNSEYSLTLDEELGLSDMRPSVNAMYQDPKGIVWIACQNKIYRISPEIVNTILPPQLSFKKIQQFEKSVSINQNRRFESGQNQFSFEFAAIHYLATDHLQYKYIMEGHEKTWHYAKEGKVSYSNLNPGSYRLIVQASTDKSFICNSQIQYSFLIQPPFWKRWWFLLLTTTVLVACFRYVLHFREKQRIKAEETKRKTAELEFELLKNQVNPHFLFNSFNSLIALIEENPSKAVEFTDKLSDYFRNMLFYRDQPLIELREEIKLLKNYFDLLKLRFSENIYLNLSGEDFNFKIAPLTLQLLLENAIKHNDFSKFKPMNIFVDINQQRILFKNTLNRKKLMQDSTGFGLESIRIRYQLLTEKSISVSQDDSFFTVIIPAIN, from the coding sequence ATGTTAAAGGTCGGTTTAGCAAATAAATGGACTTTGATATTGTGCCTGTTTTGGTGCCATACACTATTTTCTCAAAACGGTTTACAATCTATTCTGGTTAAACATCCTTTTCAAACCCTGACAGCTCGTACCAGCTATCAAAACATGTATCAAGATCAAAAGGGTTGGTTTTATATTGCCACTTCAGATGGGATTATCATGTATGATGGAATCAATGAGTGGTTTATTCAACATTCTGAAGTAATTGCTGAACATCGCATCAGTGCCATGGCAGAAGTATCAGATGGGGTGTTGTTATTGGCCAGTTATGATGGGATCATTTACATGATTAATGACCGTGAATTTTCAGAATGGCAAGCTAAAAATTTTCCAATAAAGGTAGCCATCTCGAAACTAGTTATTGATCAATTTAATAATACATGGATTGCAACAAAAGGCGAAGGTGTATATGTGTTTAATCAAAAGGAATGGGCACATTTTGGAATAGAAGATGGTCTAAAGGATTTGAATATTAATGATATGGTGAGCTCAATCGCCAATGGTGTGATGGTAGCAAGTGACCGGGGCCTTTATCATTTGGAAATTCAGGCGAATCAGAAAAAATGTACCCAGGTAAATATTCCTGGCTTGCCTCAGGAAGATATTTTTCAAAACATTGTAAATTCAAATGATTCCTATCTTATCAATAGTCTGTCAAAAGGGCCATTGGTATGGAATCCAGAAGAAAACAGGATTCGCAATTTATGGCCGGAATGGAATAAAAGATCCATCCTTAAAATTTCAAATCAAGACAAACTGATTTTCTTTTTAACCGATAAATCTTATGTTTTTGGGTTATCCGATGGAGTTTTAACTGAATGTAAGGATCCTGGTATCGATTTCGAATCCGCGGAATCCATGATAATTGACAGGATGAATAATGTTTGGATTTTACACAAGTCAAAAGGTCTATTTTCTTTATATACGCCGGTGTTGCAATATGACTTACCAAACATGAATGTGCAGTGTTTGTATTTAGACACCACACGTCAGGTTCTACTCACGGGGACTACCAAAGGTTTGTATGACATAGATATGTATACGGGCAAAATTCACAAGAAATCCTTAATAGATTATAATTTGAATTCTATTTTTCCATCAACAGAAGCTCCATGGATTTGGCTTGCGAGTTATGGAAAAGGCTTAATCTATTATAATTATCAAAGTGGCCAACAAATTTCATTAACTAAGAAGCAGGGATTACCTGATAATAACTTACTACAAATTACAGGAAACGATCGGTATATTTGGATCAGTACTCTTGGAGGAATCGTAAGATTGCCTAATAAGAGGCCGGATTCGCGGAATTTAAGCACGGAGATGCAGGTGTACACACAATCTCAAAGTTTGCCGACAAATTTTATATATCAAATTGTTTCAGATCCTTCTGATAATTTATATGTTGCTTCAGACGGTTATGGAATTTCTTATCTCGAATCCGGCAGCAACAAATTTAAACCACTTATTTCCGAATTAAAATCTACCAGCATTTTAAGTATCGAACATTTTCGAAAGAATCGAATGGTTGTAAATGCTCCTAAAAAGGGCATTGGTATTATAAATCTTGGTGTTGATACGATTCATTGGTTACATTCTGATTTGAGATACGGTGGCTTTGAAAGTAATTGTTTATTAAACGATTCGGTTTTGTTGGCTGCAAGTATAGGTTACATTACATTGATAAATTTGAATTCAGAATATAGCTTGACTTTAGATGAAGAATTAGGACTATCAGATATGAGGCCATCGGTCAATGCCATGTACCAAGACCCTAAGGGAATTGTCTGGATTGCTTGTCAAAATAAAATCTATCGGATTTCACCTGAAATTGTAAACACGATCTTACCTCCACAGCTTTCATTCAAAAAAATTCAACAGTTTGAGAAAAGTGTTTCAATAAATCAAAACCGACGATTTGAATCAGGTCAAAACCAATTTTCATTTGAATTTGCAGCAATTCATTATTTAGCAACAGATCATCTTCAGTATAAGTATATTATGGAAGGCCATGAGAAAACATGGCATTATGCGAAAGAAGGCAAAGTAAGTTATTCGAATTTGAACCCTGGGTCGTACAGATTGATTGTTCAGGCAAGTACAGATAAAAGTTTTATATGCAACAGTCAAATTCAATATTCATTCTTAATCCAACCTCCATTTTGGAAACGTTGGTGGTTCCTTTTACTAACAACTACGGTTTTAGTTGCCTGTTTTAGATATGTGTTGCATTTTAGAGAAAAACAACGGATAAAGGCAGAAGAAACGAAACGTAAAACAGCCGAATTGGAGTTTGAACTATTAAAAAATCAGGTAAATCCACATTTTTTATTTAATAGTTTTAATTCGTTGATTGCCCTTATTGAGGAAAACCCTTCAAAGGCTGTAGAATTTACTGATAAATTATCGGATTATTTTAGAAATATGCTGTTTTACCGGGATCAACCTTTGATTGAGTTGCGGGAGGAAATAAAATTATTAAAAAATTATTTCGATTTGCTAAAATTGAGATTTTCGGAGAATATTTATTTAAACTTAAGTGGTGAGGATTTCAATTTCAAAATTGCGCCGCTAACTTTGCAACTTTTATTGGAGAATGCGATTAAACACAATGATTTTAGTAAATTCAAGCCGATGAATATTTTTGTTGATATTAACCAACAACGCATTTTATTTAAAAATACTTTAAACCGAAAGAAACTGATGCAGGATTCCACCGGATTTGGATTAGAAAGTATTCGGATTCGTTATCAACTTTTAACTGAAAAATCCATCAGTGTTTCTCAGGATGATTCTTTTTTTACTGTTATTATTCCTGCAATAAATTAA
- a CDS encoding YceI family protein — protein MNYKFIFLLFINSLFIVLSSQNVLGQNIKLRGKIDFYSKAPQEEIKAISDKLHGLINLHENSFAFVVDINSFDGFNNPLQKIHFNENYMESGLYPQAKFYGKIIDQVNYDVVEDEIIRVKGNFDIHGTIQERILTVRIFRKNGILNFDSEFFISLEDFKISVPRIVHQKLSNEIKVHVKGRFSK, from the coding sequence ATGAATTACAAATTTATTTTTCTACTTTTTATTAATTCACTTTTCATTGTTTTGTCGAGTCAGAATGTATTAGGACAAAATATTAAACTTCGCGGTAAAATAGATTTTTACAGTAAAGCACCCCAGGAGGAAATCAAAGCCATTTCAGATAAGTTGCATGGTTTAATTAATTTACATGAAAATAGTTTTGCTTTTGTTGTGGATATTAATTCATTTGATGGTTTTAATAATCCCCTTCAGAAAATTCATTTTAATGAAAATTATATGGAGTCCGGTTTATATCCTCAGGCTAAATTTTATGGCAAAATTATTGATCAGGTAAATTATGATGTTGTTGAAGATGAAATCATTCGGGTAAAAGGCAATTTTGATATTCATGGCACAATTCAAGAACGAATTCTTACAGTTCGGATATTCCGAAAAAACGGAATCTTGAATTTCGATTCTGAATTTTTTATTAGTCTGGAGGATTTTAAAATAAGCGTACCAAGAATCGTACATCAAAAATTATCAAACGAAATCAAAGTTCATGTTAAAGGTCGGTTTAGCAAATAA
- a CDS encoding thiolase family protein, protein MQDAYIVAYSRSAFTKAKKGGFRYTRSDDLAVYLIKELIKKYPSLDSKMIDDVIVGCANPEGEQGLQIGRQISMRALGKDVAGMTVNRYCASGLETIAIATAKIRAGMGHCYLAGGVENMSMIPMEGYKFAPSYELAKEHPDYIVGMGLTAEAVAKKFTISRDAQDQFALRSHQLAAKAQENGFYKREITPVSITEVTVENNTRVERSLEIANDEGIRKDTNLEALHELKPAFALNGSVTAGNASQTTDGAAFTLIMSESMLKQTGLKPLGRLVSCSVAGVEPIHMGIGPCAAIPKALQQATMNLQDIQLIELNEAFAAQALAVIQEAGLNPDLVNVNGGAIALGHPLGCSGTRLTMTILNELELRNQKYGIVTACVGGGQGIAAVIESIS, encoded by the coding sequence ATGCAGGATGCATATATTGTCGCTTACTCACGTTCTGCTTTTACAAAAGCAAAAAAAGGAGGCTTTCGCTATACACGATCAGATGATTTAGCAGTTTATCTAATTAAAGAGTTGATTAAAAAGTATCCTTCCCTGGATTCTAAAATGATAGACGATGTGATCGTGGGTTGTGCCAATCCGGAAGGAGAACAAGGATTACAAATTGGACGACAAATTTCCATGAGAGCCTTGGGAAAAGATGTTGCCGGAATGACAGTAAATCGCTACTGTGCATCAGGTCTTGAAACCATAGCAATTGCAACTGCAAAAATCCGTGCGGGTATGGGACATTGTTATCTTGCCGGTGGCGTAGAAAATATGAGCATGATACCTATGGAAGGTTACAAATTTGCGCCCAGCTATGAATTGGCGAAAGAGCATCCGGATTATATCGTTGGGATGGGACTAACCGCAGAAGCAGTTGCAAAAAAATTTACAATTAGCCGGGATGCTCAAGATCAATTTGCGTTGCGTTCGCATCAACTGGCAGCGAAAGCTCAAGAAAATGGTTTTTATAAGCGGGAAATTACTCCAGTTTCCATCACAGAAGTTACAGTAGAAAACAATACTCGGGTAGAGAGAAGTTTAGAAATAGCCAATGATGAAGGCATTCGAAAAGATACCAATCTGGAAGCTTTGCATGAACTTAAGCCTGCATTTGCATTAAACGGGTCCGTTACTGCGGGCAACGCTTCACAAACTACCGATGGAGCAGCATTTACACTGATCATGAGTGAATCGATGTTAAAACAAACCGGCCTCAAGCCTTTAGGAAGACTCGTTTCTTGTTCGGTTGCCGGTGTTGAACCGATTCACATGGGTATTGGTCCCTGTGCTGCCATTCCCAAAGCATTGCAACAGGCTACTATGAATCTACAAGACATTCAATTAATTGAACTAAATGAAGCATTTGCAGCACAAGCTTTGGCAGTAATTCAAGAAGCAGGCTTAAATCCGGATCTGGTCAATGTGAATGGAGGAGCCATTGCATTGGGTCATCCATTGGGTTGCAGTGGAACCAGACTGACCATGACAATTTTAAATGAATTGGAGTTGCGAAATCAAAAGTATGGAATCGTAACAGCATGTGTCGGGGGTGGTCAGGGAATTGCTGCAGTTATTGAATCAATTTCCTAA
- a CDS encoding NAD(P)H-dependent oxidoreductase subunit E, which produces MSKNLSHLSGRQGLQNNLFENIGNHSEQLGPLSKEEIAKLAEEYLMGTSSIFGTASFYDFTKESNRGKKIYVCNGSACLTAGTQNELIDKISGHFEKSEIGEMCCLGRCHENAAFNFDGANYSGNAIDELEQIKKSSKRIRDRYHVKHKGHQILTGEPPSIDQIKMDLAKVFQTHPDTVLQEIKLSGLRGRGGAGFPIGIKLDTCSKVNGKQKFIVCNADEGDPGSYSDRYILEHQPYLLLIGMLIAGYVAGASRGVVYIRAEYPESVDRINEAVEEFRNAGLTGDRILGSSFQFEFKVIKAQGAYICGEETALLSSIEGQRPEVRVRPPFPVFEGLFRQPTIVNNVETLANLYFITTNGGKQFASIGTAKSSGTKLMSLDSFFNKPGIYEVDMGTPLNEVVYQLGGGFHSKVKALHIGGPLGGLVPIHKVDVLTVDFESFAQNGFMLGHASMVSVPDSFSMISYLEHLFAFTAHESCGKCFPCRIGSTRGKELLQKAQKDSDYKIDLELLRDLLDTMKRGSLCALGGGIPLPVYNALDYFYDELKSYFSESNV; this is translated from the coding sequence ATGTCAAAAAATTTAAGCCATTTATCGGGAAGACAGGGACTCCAGAATAATCTGTTTGAAAACATCGGCAATCATTCTGAGCAATTGGGCCCCCTTTCAAAAGAAGAAATAGCAAAACTGGCAGAGGAATACCTGATGGGTACCTCAAGTATTTTTGGAACTGCAAGTTTTTATGATTTTACCAAAGAAAGTAATCGCGGTAAAAAAATTTATGTTTGCAATGGGTCAGCATGTCTGACAGCCGGAACACAAAATGAGCTCATCGATAAAATTTCAGGCCATTTCGAGAAATCTGAAATTGGAGAAATGTGTTGCCTGGGTCGCTGTCATGAAAATGCAGCTTTTAATTTTGATGGCGCGAATTATTCAGGGAATGCAATCGATGAATTAGAGCAAATCAAAAAAAGTTCGAAACGGATTCGGGATCGCTATCATGTCAAACACAAAGGGCATCAAATCTTAACCGGCGAACCACCTTCCATTGATCAAATTAAAATGGACCTCGCTAAAGTATTTCAAACCCATCCGGATACTGTTTTACAAGAAATTAAATTATCAGGATTGAGAGGAAGAGGAGGTGCAGGCTTTCCCATTGGGATAAAATTGGATACCTGTTCTAAAGTCAATGGAAAACAAAAATTTATTGTTTGCAATGCAGATGAAGGAGATCCAGGTTCCTATTCGGATCGATATATTTTAGAACATCAACCCTATCTTCTATTAATAGGAATGTTGATTGCAGGATATGTTGCCGGTGCATCCAGAGGCGTTGTTTATATACGGGCAGAATACCCGGAATCAGTAGACCGAATCAACGAAGCTGTAGAAGAATTTCGCAATGCTGGCTTGACAGGTGATCGTATTTTGGGCAGTTCATTTCAATTTGAATTTAAAGTGATCAAAGCCCAGGGTGCCTACATTTGTGGAGAAGAAACGGCTCTGCTTTCATCCATAGAAGGCCAAAGACCGGAAGTACGAGTGCGACCGCCATTTCCTGTTTTCGAAGGTTTATTTCGTCAACCAACTATCGTCAATAATGTAGAAACACTTGCCAACCTTTATTTTATCACAACAAACGGAGGTAAACAATTTGCATCCATTGGAACTGCAAAATCCAGCGGAACCAAGCTGATGTCACTCGATAGTTTTTTTAACAAACCAGGTATTTATGAGGTTGATATGGGCACTCCCTTAAATGAAGTGGTTTATCAATTAGGTGGAGGCTTTCATTCAAAAGTAAAAGCACTGCATATTGGCGGACCATTGGGTGGACTGGTCCCAATTCATAAAGTAGATGTATTGACTGTAGATTTTGAATCATTTGCACAAAATGGATTTATGTTAGGACATGCATCCATGGTTTCGGTGCCGGATAGTTTTTCCATGATCAGTTATCTCGAACATTTATTCGCCTTTACAGCCCATGAAAGTTGTGGAAAGTGTTTTCCATGTAGAATAGGCTCCACACGTGGTAAAGAATTATTACAAAAAGCACAAAAAGATTCTGATTATAAAATTGATTTGGAATTATTGCGTGATTTGTTAGATACGATGAAACGTGGTTCGCTTTGTGCTTTAGGGGGAGGGATTCCATTGCCCGTTTACAATGCACTGGATTATTTTTATGATGAACTTAAATCCTATTTTTCAGAATCGAATGTTTGA